Proteins found in one Miscanthus floridulus cultivar M001 chromosome 4, ASM1932011v1, whole genome shotgun sequence genomic segment:
- the LOC136549652 gene encoding uncharacterized protein yields MGRRGEPYYVEAAPPVDVNKNTEWFMYPGVWTTYILLLFFVWLLVLSVSGCSPGAAWTVVNLAHFAITYHFFHWKKGTPFAADDQGIYSRLTWWEQIDNGQQLTRNRKFLTVVPVVLYLIASHLTDYKQPMFFLNTIAVFVLVVAKLPNMHKVRIFGINADI; encoded by the exons ATGGGGCGGAGAGGGGAGCCCTACTACGTCGAGGCGGCGCCGCCGGTGGACGTGAACAAGAACACAGAGTGGTTCATGTACCCGGGCGTCTGGACCACCTACATCCTCCTGCTCTTCTTCGTCTGGCTCCTCGTCCTCTCCGTCTCCGGATGCTCCCCGGGGGCTGCCTGGACCGTCGTCAACCTCGCGCACTTCGCC ATCACTTACCACTTCTTCCATTGGAAGAAAGGAACCCCTTTTGCTGCTGATGACCAAGGCATCTACAGCAGATTGACATGGTGGGAGCAAATTGACAATGGTCAGCAGCTTACTCGGAACAGAAAGTTTTTGACTGTGGTACCTGTGGTGCT GTATCTGATTGCATCGCACCTGACCGACTACAAGCAGCCGATGTTTTTTCTCAATACGATAGCAGTTTTTGTGCTGGTTGTGGCAAAATTGCCGAACATGCACAAGGTCCGCATATTTGGAATCAATGCAGACATCTGA